In Rhodothermales bacterium, the genomic stretch CCCCTCATTACCTCGACGGGCAACGGTCTGAAAGAGATCGCAGGCGAGGCAGCCGTGCTCGTCGATCCCCGGGAGCATTCGGCGATCGCGGCAGCCCTCGGCCATGTCTTGCAGAACGAAGATGTCAAGACCAGTCTGGGACAAAAGGGTCTCGAACGCTCGAAAATGTATTCGTGGGAAAAATGCGCCAATGAGACGCTGGATGTTCTGGAGAACTGCAGATGACAGCATCCGCGGACAGTCCGGAGTTTTCTGTTCCGGACGACCTCTTCCCGGGAACGATCGTCATCCTTGCGCCGCACATGGACGACGAAACTCTCGCGTGCGGGGGCACGATCGCGGCG encodes the following:
- a CDS encoding glycosyltransferase family 1 protein yields the protein PLITSTGNGLKEIAGEAAVLVDPREHSAIAAALGHVLQNEDVKTSLGQKGLERSKMYSWEKCANETLDVLENCR